The genomic region TTAAGATAGATTTTCGCCCCGCCCAAATCCTCGCTCATATTTTGCGCAAAATATAACAAAGAAGGGCGATTTGCGTAGTTATTAAAAAGAGATTGCAATTGCGTATTAAACACGCTATCGTTTTTGTAAAAATTATACGCTTCCTCCAACTCAAAAAGCGAGCACATCAATGTTTCTGGCACAAATTGCCCGCCAAACTCCCCAAAATAGCTTTTTCTCTGCATTTTTTCTCCTTAATAAACGCGCTAATCTTACCAATGCCTACTCTTGCCACGCGCGCACGCGCGCAATGACTTCTTGCATTTTAGCAAAATTTTTAACCCCTTGAGATTCTATCCCACTTGAAATATCGATAGCATAAGGCTTTAATGCCATTGCTTCATCTAAGTTTTGAGAATCTATCCCGCCAGCTAGGAAAAATTCCTCTTTAAAGCCAGCCTTTTTTGCCTCCTCCAAAAGTGCCCAATCAAAGCGCTTTCCACTTCCTGAGTGCAAAGAATCTAAAAGCAAAAAATCCGCCACACAAGGTGTGAGCAACACCTCTAGATTCTGTGTTTTGCGTGCCTCTATGATTGTGGTATGTGGAAAATCGCGTTTTAAACAATCCCGCAAAGCGCGCATTTCCTCAAAAGGCACATTATGGATTTGCACGCAGTCAATAATGCCCTCCCTCAAAGCTTCCAAAATCCGCGCATTTTCACAGCCCACAAACACGCCAACAGCCTTGATTTGAGAATCTAGATTTTTTTTTAACGCCTTTGCTTGTTGAAGGCTCACTTCTCGCTTAGATTGTGCAAAGACAAAGCCGATAAAATCAGGCTTAAGCACATTTGCATGCTCTATATCTTGTGCACGCCAAAGTCCGCAGGTTTTAATTTTCATCAAATGCCTTTTGCATTCCTTTGAATTTGCCCTTAGTTTCGCCTCTAAGCTCGCTAAGTGCATGCATTTTATCGCTTTGCCTCATTAACCCCTCGCCAATCAAAACGCCATCAACACCGCCTTTTTCTAAAAGCACAATATCCTCTCGTGTGCCAATTCCACTTTCCGCGATAAAGGTAATATGCGTAGGACAAAGCTTTTTTAAGCGCAAGCTAATGTTTAAATCCACGCTAAAGGTCTTTAAATCGCGGTTATTAACGCCAATTAAGCGCGCGCTAGAATCTAGAGCCATTTGCAATTCACGCTCATTATGCACCTCCACAAGCGCGCTTAACCCCAAACTTTGCGCAATGCTAAGATATTCTTGCAATTCATTTGCACCCAAAATCGCACAAATGAACAGCACACAATCCGCGCCCAAAAGCCTTGCTTGATAAATCATATAAGAATCTATCGTAAAATCCTTGCGTAAAAGTGGCACGCTCACGGCTTCCCTTATCTCCTGCAAGTAAGAATCCGCGCCCAAAAAATACTTTGGCTCAGTCAAGCAAGAAATACAACTAGCCCCAGCGCGCTCATATTCACGTGCAATCTCTGTGTAGTGGAAATCCTGCGCGATGACGCCTTTTGAAGGTGAAGCCTTTTTCACCTCGCAAATAAATTTCATTGCTTCATTTTCCCTGCGCTTTAGCGCGCGCTCAAAGGCAAAAGATTCTGACTTTTGGGCTTTTTCTTGCGCGAGAGTTATCATTTGCGCGCGCGGGATTTGGCGCATTTGCTCTTGTATGCGCGCTTTTGTATCCTCACAAATTTGCTCTAAAATATTCATATCGTGTTACTTTGTAAAATAAATTGCTCAAGCTTTGCCTCTGCTTTGCCAGAATCTATAAGGCTTTCTGCCAAACGCACGCCCTGCTCCAAACTCTCCGCGCGCTTTGCGATATAAAGCGCAGTGCCTGCATTTAGGCACACAGATTCTCGCTTTGCACCTTTAAGCTTTGCACTAAGGATTTCCCTTGTGATTTTGGCGTTTTCCTGTGGATTCCCACCTGTAAGCGCGTCTTTATCGCAAAAATCATAACCCACATCGTGCGGGCTTATTTCATAGCTTGTAAATTTCCCGCAATCCACCTCGCAAACGAAAGTTTTTGCACTCAAGCTTATCTCATCAAGGCGATCTAGCCCATACACCACCATAGCACGCGCCACACCTAGATTTGACAGCACCTTTGCAAGTGGCTCTACGAGCGACTTTTCATACACGCCCATAAGTTGAAACTGCGCATTGGCAGGATTTGAAAGTGGTCCTAAAAGATTAAAAATACTCTTTATTCCAAGCTCTTTGCGCACAGGTGCGACATATTTCATCGCACTATGGTAGGTTTGAGCGAAGAGAAAGCAGATATTTATGTTTTTCAAAAGTTCCAAAGACTGCGCGGGACTTAGCAAAATATTTACACCCAAAGCTTCCAAAACATCAGCCGCACCGCTTTTTGATGAAGCTGCGCGGTTGCCGTGCTTTGCGACTTTCACGCCACTTGCAGCGATGACAAAAGAAGAGGTTGTGGAGATATTAAAAGAATTTGAGCCATCACCGCCTGTGCCGACAATCTCAAGCACATCAAAATTATGCTCTAATTTCAAGCTATGTGCGCGCATAGAAAGTGCTGAAGCTGTAATCTCCTCGATACTCTCGCCTTTCGCACTAAGAAGGCTCAAATACGCCGCCATTTGCACTTGGCTGACTTTGCCCTCCATAATTTCATTCATTACATTTTGTGCAAGAGTAAAATTGAGATTTTCTCCATGCAAGAGCTTATTTATCGCCTCTTGTGTTAGATTTTGCATCATCGCTCCTAAAACTAATTTTAAGCCTAAACCAAGACATCAAAAGCGTGTATTTTACCTTTTTTTTAAAATTAATCCACCCCTTATTTTCCCACACTGATAAAATTTAAAAAAATCACTAACGCTATAAAAAATAAATATAATATTATGTCGTTTTATATGGAGTGATAGGTTACAAGTGGGCTGAAAGTTAGATTAAACGCAGTGCTTCATCACAGATAAAATTTTGATGATAAAATACGATTAATGAAACAGAATCCAAACTAGTACTTTTGCGTCTCATATTTTTTGCCTAGATACCAGCCAAACCCACTCCATACAAGGCTCACTTTAGCACCTACAAAAAGCACGCCCATAATACTAACTTGTGCAATCGCACCTTCAACTTGCGCACTTAGAGAATCTCCAGCGCGATACACCACCGTATCAAGGAAATTTTTTACCTTATATTTAGATTCAGAATCTAGCGGGACAAAAAGCATCTCCCTGCTCGGGCGGATAAGCGCGTATTCACCAATGCGTCTTAGAGACATCACCACAGCTATTGGCAAGAGATTAGGGTAAAAATTGAAATCCATACCAAAGACTCTAAGAATATATGACTCACTTGCAGATGAAAATGGTGTAGAATGCACGAAAGCAAGCCATACAAATCCAACCGCAATCACCACTCCAAGGCTTGA from Helicobacter himalayensis harbors:
- a CDS encoding phosphoribosylanthranilate isomerase gives rise to the protein MKIKTCGLWRAQDIEHANVLKPDFIGFVFAQSKREVSLQQAKALKKNLDSQIKAVGVFVGCENARILEALREGIIDCVQIHNVPFEEMRALRDCLKRDFPHTTIIEARKTQNLEVLLTPCVADFLLLDSLHSGSGKRFDWALLEEAKKAGFKEEFFLAGGIDSQNLDEAMALKPYAIDISSGIESQGVKNFAKMQEVIARVRAWQE
- the trpC gene encoding indole-3-glycerol phosphate synthase TrpC, with the translated sequence MNILEQICEDTKARIQEQMRQIPRAQMITLAQEKAQKSESFAFERALKRRENEAMKFICEVKKASPSKGVIAQDFHYTEIAREYERAGASCISCLTEPKYFLGADSYLQEIREAVSVPLLRKDFTIDSYMIYQARLLGADCVLFICAILGANELQEYLSIAQSLGLSALVEVHNERELQMALDSSARLIGVNNRDLKTFSVDLNISLRLKKLCPTHITFIAESGIGTREDIVLLEKGGVDGVLIGEGLMRQSDKMHALSELRGETKGKFKGMQKAFDEN
- the trpD gene encoding anthranilate phosphoribosyltransferase; its protein translation is MQNLTQEAINKLLHGENLNFTLAQNVMNEIMEGKVSQVQMAAYLSLLSAKGESIEEITASALSMRAHSLKLEHNFDVLEIVGTGGDGSNSFNISTTSSFVIAASGVKVAKHGNRAASSKSGAADVLEALGVNILLSPAQSLELLKNINICFLFAQTYHSAMKYVAPVRKELGIKSIFNLLGPLSNPANAQFQLMGVYEKSLVEPLAKVLSNLGVARAMVVYGLDRLDEISLSAKTFVCEVDCGKFTSYEISPHDVGYDFCDKDALTGGNPQENAKITREILSAKLKGAKRESVCLNAGTALYIAKRAESLEQGVRLAESLIDSGKAEAKLEQFILQSNTI